One Osmerus eperlanus chromosome 24, fOsmEpe2.1, whole genome shotgun sequence DNA window includes the following coding sequences:
- the malt2 gene encoding MALT paracaspase 2: MCDWNIGLGTLSEEALSRLAHLLDNSDCGWRQLASMVTEQPRYRCSEKEMTSCSLQVLSPTGSPGRFLLAMLWDRSCPLGFLLHCLKKMDHQDAVQYLTTTVTEQIRVTLQPQSQHASEGARVVLLCRATGPAGLAYRWFRGKDEIIGGWGPELVLSPLTSAHQGYYICRVNHGDSCVFSQWAQVHLARPTGTSSGGSSSFFLSATSGLQIVQQPRAQVLSEGEALGLECLAEANPPAQYQWYHNKKPLSQPQAQTCSLRIQCVTTADRGQYSCKVFNLYHEMWSDQVHVNIGPSFASEASWAEVGHSSATPGPDRQTSTFYATDKVALLMGNMNYQHHRQLRAPMADVHELTNQLRQLDFKVVSLLDLSWQEMHSAVMEFLLLLDKGVYGLLYFAGHGYENYGNSFMVPIDAPASYTSEHCLWVQDILQKMQEKETGLNVFLLDMCRKRNLNDDVIQQPGPLKVTANIVFGYATCVDAEAFEVNKDDLSNGIFISYLKQRLCEDEKVTVMLDRVAEDMGRCAITRGRQALELRSNLSERRALTDLIQGSTCPAAASARNMHWAIAHVLPESRNLQFDCGVKVQLGFAAEFSNIMIIYTRILETPKDISYCSAHVTDLPEVLDIDVKRSNHASLQEAGSLLLTMDPMLSPELPSLYTRIKDLQRLKMELTFTVCLQYQYSNLDEEVEERQEIAVGKPLVSKLNLYEPRLHSASSDLLSSCSLPESSSFLEGLGPSYPGSETSSIGSTSTSWSYFPQSGDFLSPSTNRVNQPEETDSPDMLDSNAPQSLTTSKSLPHGHVDDTYQFSDMRNFHSC, translated from the exons ATGTGTGACTGGAATATAGGCCTTGGGACCTTGAGTGAAGAAGCTCTCAGCAGATTAGCACATCTGCTAGACAACTCAGACTGTGGATGGAGACAGTTGGCCAGTATGGTCACTGAGCAGCCTCGGTATCGCTGCAG TGAGAAGGAGATGACGAGCTGCTCGCTCCAGGTGCTCAGCCCCACAGGCAGTCCCGGACGCTTCCTCCTGGCCATGCTGTGGGACCGCTCCTGCCCCCTGGGCTTCCTGTTGCACTGCCTGAAgaagatggaccaccaggacgcTGTCCAGTACCTCACtaccacag tgACGGAGCAGATTCGTGTGACGTTGCAACCTCAGTCCCAGCATGCGTCCGAGGGAGCCAGGGTGGTGCTGTTGTGCCGGGCCACCGGTCCTGCGGGACTAGCCTACCGCTGGTTCAGAGGGAAAGATGAG ATCATTGGTGGGTGGGGTCCAGAACTGGTCCTGAGCCCTCTGACCTCTGCCCACCAGGGCTACTACATCTGCAGGGTCAACCACGGAGACAGCTGCGTGTTCTCTCAGTGGGCCCAGGTCCACCTGGCTCGGCCCACCGGGACAAGCTCAG GTGGCAGCAGCAGTTTCTTCCTGTCGGCGACCAGCGGCCTGCAGATCGTGCAGCAGCCCCGGGCCCAGGTGCTGTCCGAGGGGGAAGCTCTGGGTCTGGAGTGCCTGGCCGAGGCCAATCCTCCAGCCCAGTACCAGTGGTACCACAACAAGAAGCCCCTGAGtcagccccaggcccagacaTGCTCACTCAGG ATCCAATGTGTGACCACTGCAGATAGAGGCCAGTACAGCTGCAAGGTGTTTAACCTCTACCACGAGATGTGGAGCGACCAAGTCCACGTCAACATTG GCCCCAGTTTTGCGTCAGAGGCCTCCTGGGCAGAAGTGGGTCACAGCTCAG CCACTCCTggccctgacagacagacaagcacttTTTATG ccaccgaCAAGGTGGCGCTGCTGATGGGCAACATGAACTACCAGCACCACCGCCAACTGCGGGCGCCCATGGCGGACGTGCACGAGCTGACCAACCAGCTGCGCCAGCTGGACTTCAAGGTCGTGTCCCTGCTGGACCTGAGCTGGCAGGAGATGCACAGCGCCGTCATGGAGTTCCTTCTGTTGCTGGACAAAGGGGTCTACG GCTTGCTGTACTTCGCAGGCCACGGCTATGAGAACTACGGGAACAGCTTCATGGTGCCCATCGACGCCCCGGCCTCCTACACATCGGAGCACTGCCTGTGGGTCCAGGACATCCTCCAGAAAATGCAGGAGAAAGAGACCGGCCTCAACGTCTTTCTCCTGGACATGTGCCGCAagag GAACCTGAATGATGACGTCATTCAACAACCGGGCCCGCTGAAAGTGACGGCAAACATAGTGTTTGGTTACGCCAC GTGCGTGGATGCAGAAGCCTTTGAAGTGAACAAAGATGACCTTTCCAATGGCATCTTCATCAGCTACCTCAAACAGCGTCTATGTGAAGATGAGAAGGTCACTGTGATGCTTGACAGAGTGGCCGAGG ACATGGGGCGCTGTGCGATCACGCGCGGGAGGCAGGCTCTGGAGCTACGCAGCAACCTGTCAGAGAGGAGGGCCCTCACGGACCTCATCCAGGGCTCCACCTGCCCTGCCGCCGCGTCTGCTCGCAACATGCACTGGGCCATCGCACACG TGCTTCCAGAGAGCCGTAACTTGCAGTTTGACTGTGGAGTGAAGGTGCAGCTGGGCTTCGCTGCGGAGTTCTCCAACATCATGATCATCTACACCAGGATATTAGAGACACCTAAGGACATCTCTTACTGCTCTGCTCACGTCACTGACTTACCAGAG GTTTTGGACATTGATGTGAAGAGGAGCAACCATGCGAGCCTGCAGGAAGCAGGCAGCTTGCTTCTGACCATGGACCCCATGCTGAGCCCAGAGCTACCCAGCCTCTACACCCGCATCAAGGACCTGCAGAGACTGAAG ATGGAGCTGACCTTCACAGTGTGTCTCCAGTACCAGTACTCCAACTTGGACGAGGAGGTCGAAGAGCGGCAGGAGATCGCCGTGGGCAAACCCCTCGTCTCCAAGCTCAACCTCTACGAGCCGCGGCTCCACTCCGCCTCCTCAGACCTGCTTTCGTCCTGCAGCTTGCCCGAGTCCTCCTCCTTCCTAGAAGGCTTAGGGCCGAGCTACCCCGGCTCTGAGACCTCGTCCATTGGCTCAACCTCGACTTCCTGGTCGTACTTCCCCCAATCAGGAGATTTTCTCTCGCCATCCACCAATAGAGTTAACCAACcagaagagacagacagtcctGACATGTTGGACAGTAATGCCCCCCAGTCTCTCACCACCAGCAAGAGCTTGCCTCATGGCCATGTTGACGATACATACCAGTTCAGCGACATGCGCAACTTCCATTCCTGTTGA
- the mrpl54 gene encoding large ribosomal subunit protein mL54, protein MSGLHLIRSATRLKCLTSNSQTGLCINNLLYRIPTCGYAKKVAGKGKGKGQLKEAVKGPEVCKDPVKLTSHAMGVNIFKTGDDPQLRPPQDYPEWLFQLDLGPPKKLVELEPDSWEYIKVLRKEHMWRFNRLNKGKRL, encoded by the exons ATGTCAGGGCTTCATCTAATCCGCTCTGCAACGCGACTAAAATGTTTGACAAGCAACTCACAGACGGGGCTTTGTATAAACAACCTTTTGTATAGAATTCCGACTTGTGGATACGCCAAGAAAGTTG CGGGcaaaggaaaggggaaaggccAGTTGAAGGAGGCTGTGAAGGGTCCGGAGGTGTGTAAGGACCCTGTGAAGCTCACCTCCCATGCTATGGGGGTCAACATCTTCAAGACCGGAGACGACCCTCAACTTCGACCTCCACAAGATTACCCAGAGTG GCTGTTCCAGTTGGACCTAGGTCCCCCTAAAAAGCTGGTGGAGTTGGAGCCAGACAGCTGGGAGTACATCAAGGTTCTTCGCAAGGAGCACATGTGGCGTTTCAATAGACTGAACAAGGGCAAGAGGCTGTAG
- the fam32a gene encoding protein FAM32A-like gives MSEYATVQKGALNLKGLGSLSAGKKKKKKDKERKERLEQAIANQNEEEEAKKGYVDKRTPAQMAFDKMGEKRQMERILNKASKTHKRRVEDFNRHLDKLTEHYDIPKVSWTK, from the exons ATGTCGGAGTACGCGACGGTCCAGAAAGGCGCTTTGAATTTGAAAGGACTGGGCTCCCTTTCAGCGGGGAAAAA GAAAAAGAAGAAGgacaaggagagaaaggagcgTTTGGAGCAGGCCATTGCTAACCAgaatgaagaggaagaagcCAAGAAGGGATATGTTGACAAGCGAACACCAGCCCAAATGGCCTTTGATAAGATGGGTGAAAAAAGG CAAATGGAACGGATTTTGAACAAAGCATCCAAAACTCACAAACGCAGAGTTGAG GATTTTAACAGACACCTGGACAAACTGACAGAACATTACGACATCCCAAAGGTCAGCTGGACCAAGTGA
- the LOC134011370 gene encoding uncharacterized protein LOC134011370, producing the protein MQNSTRNTKIPVDLRKLKLSEKNTSDLLCFLDRIVIKRPSTSFMLSTIREMYASRASDRVSSLLWSLNHVINLNSRELNTVDCAALCFTLQHSRARVQLSLLWTSVPPGAIERILPLLDRVSHLNVDRRLLLTFLRCSAASPVQQRAAAASLSAALLRTLQFRLDLSCSSVDLSEQELLRDSYITSKALLLRLMEECVTWVSAPRYADSLCGALGRELDLSETRLDERACGSLALVLEHSEGLSELDLSHCQLTDQHLELLLTHLHKAQVLDLSHNDITDALSDRILQLVSINSSISAVRLFNNRSLDKEPFQTDKRFEIW; encoded by the exons ATGCAAAATTCAACCAGGAACACCAAAATTCCGGTGGACCTCAGGAAACTCAAGCTCTCAGAGAAGAACACCTCGGATCTTCTATGTTTTCTAGACAGGATTGTTATAAAGAG GCCCAGTACCAGCTTTATGTTGTCCACCATCAGAGAGATGTATGCAAGTCGGGCCAGTGACCGTGTGTCCAGTTTGTTGTGGTCACTAAACCATGTTATCAACCTGAACAGCAGAGAGCTGAACACTGTGGACTGTGCTGCTCTGTGCTTCACCCTCCAACACAGCCGTGCCAGAGTCCAACTCAGTCTGCTGTGGACCTCCGTACCACCGGGGGCGATAGAAAGAATCCTGCCTCTACTGGACAGAGTCTCGCATCTCAA TGTTGACAGGAGGCTACTGCTGACTTTCCTCCGCTGTAGCGCTGCCTCTCctgtccagcagagggcagcagcaGCATCTCTCTCAGCAGCACTGCTCAGGACTCTGCAGTTCAGGCTGGATCTGTCCTGCTCCTCTGTGGACCTGTCTGAACAGGAGCTGCTGAGAGACAGCTACAT TACCAGTAAAGCCTTGTTGCTCCGGCTAATGGAGGAGTGTGTCACATGGGTGTCGGCCCCACGCTATGCTGATTCCCTCTGTGGTGCCCTGGGGAGGGAGCTGGACCTCAGTGAGACCAGGCTGGATGAGAGGGCCTGTGGGTCTCTGGCCCTGGTTCTGGAACATTCTGAGGGCCTGTCTGAACTGGACTTGAGTCACTGCCAACTTACAGACCAGCACCTGGAGCTCCTGCTTACACACCTGCACAAAGCACAAGTCCTGGA CCTGAGTCACAATGACATCACTGATGCTCTATCAGACAGAATACTCCAACTGGTTTCCATCAACAGCTCCATTAGTGCTGTGCG GCTCTTCAATAACAGGAGTCTGGACAAAGAGCCCTTCCAGACAGACAAGAGGTTTGAGATCTGGTGA